The window CGGTGGAGATCGCCTATTTTCCTGAGGCGACCCGAGCCCAGCTCGAGGGGCCTTATGACGTCTCCCTGGTGGAGGGCAGCATCACGACGCCCCATGACCTACTGCGTATCCAGGAGATCCGCCGCCAGTCCGGGTTTTTGGTGACCATTGGTGCCTGCGCGACGGCGGGCGGCATTCAGGCGCTTCGCAACTTCAAGGACGTTAACGACTTCATCCGCGTCGTCTACGCCACTCCGGAGCACATCCACACCCTCGAACGGTCGACCCCTATCGCCGACCACGTCCCCGTCGACCTGGAACTGCGGGGGTGCCCGGTCAATAAAGACCAGTTGCTGGAGGTGATCAGCGCCCTCATCCATGGCCGCCGGCCCAACTTACCGTCCTACAGCGTCTGCCTCGAGTGCAAGCGGCAGGGCAACGTCTGTGTTATGGTGGCGCACGGGACCCCCTGCCTGGGCCCGGTGACCCAGGCAGGCTGCGGGGCGCTGTGCCCCTCCTACAACCGGGGCTGTTACGGGTGCTTCGGCCCGATGGAGTCGCCCAACACGGCGTCGCTGGGCGGCTGGTGGCAGAACTTCCTGGGGCGCTCGCCACAGGACGTGCAGCGGGCGTTCCACACGTTCAACGCATGGTCGAAGGCTTTCCGGGAACCCCTGGGCAAGGGCGAGGCCGAGCGCGCAGGGGACGAGGCTGCGGCCGGTCGAACGGCGAAGCCGGCGGAGAGAGCGTGAAGGGGCATCGATACCGTGTCAG is drawn from Bacillota bacterium and contains these coding sequences:
- a CDS encoding oxidoreductase, translating into MAPKGKPRLAVWKFASCDGCQLSLLDLEDELLAVAGAVEIAYFPEATRAQLEGPYDVSLVEGSITTPHDLLRIQEIRRQSGFLVTIGACATAGGIQALRNFKDVNDFIRVVYATPEHIHTLERSTPIADHVPVDLELRGCPVNKDQLLEVISALIHGRRPNLPSYSVCLECKRQGNVCVMVAHGTPCLGPVTQAGCGALCPSYNRGCYGCFGPMESPNTASLGGWWQNFLGRSPQDVQRAFHTFNAWSKAFREPLGKGEAERAGDEAAAGRTAKPAERA